From the genome of Arthrobacter alpinus, one region includes:
- a CDS encoding DUF1345 domain-containing protein has product MESTRSRRARHRRLRMVSMIVGGVLGVVFAGVLGAWFYAPAVGWSVAALIYNLSVWRTIAPMDNIRTSRHAKEEDPGRSTSDLLILLAALGSLAAVVVVMIGSQHVNGVGKFLLALLALTCTAMSWLLVHTLFTLRYAEIYYTDEAGGIDFNQDELPQYTDIAYMAFSIGMTYQVSDTNITTREMRSAALRHSLLAFVFGTGILATTINVVVSLVA; this is encoded by the coding sequence ATGGAAAGCACACGCTCCCGACGAGCCCGGCACCGCCGGCTCCGCATGGTCTCGATGATCGTGGGAGGCGTTCTGGGAGTGGTGTTTGCCGGAGTTCTTGGTGCCTGGTTCTATGCCCCGGCGGTGGGGTGGAGCGTTGCGGCACTCATCTACAACCTGTCTGTCTGGCGGACCATCGCGCCCATGGACAATATCCGCACGTCCCGCCACGCTAAGGAAGAGGACCCTGGCCGGAGCACCTCGGACCTGCTGATCCTGTTGGCGGCGTTGGGCTCACTTGCCGCCGTGGTGGTTGTCATGATCGGCAGCCAACACGTGAACGGCGTGGGAAAGTTCCTGCTCGCCCTTCTGGCCCTGACATGTACGGCCATGTCGTGGCTGCTTGTCCACACCCTTTTCACCCTGCGCTACGCCGAGATCTACTACACCGACGAGGCAGGCGGCATCGACTTCAACCAGGACGAACTCCCCCAGTACACGGACATTGCCTACATGGCCTTCAGTATCGGCATGACCTACCAGGTCTCCGACACCAACATCACCACGCGGGAGATGCGCTCGGCCGCCCTGCGCCACAGCCTGCTCGCGTTCGTGTTCGGCACGGGCATCCTGGCCACCACCATCAACGTGGTGGTGAGTCTGGTCGCCTAG
- a CDS encoding M18 family aminopeptidase, which translates to MTSVEHILDLRDFIDASPSSFHAAHEAGRRLSAAGFTQLLETQEWPAHGKHFVIRDGAIIAWITPESASATTGFNILGAHTDSPSFKLKPKPTTGRFGWLQAGVEVYGGPLLNSWLDRELQFAGRLVDLDGTQSLVATGPLLRFPQLAIHLDRAANDGLKLGKQAQMNPVWGQGHPGKEDLLGLLADRAGVDATTIGGYDIVVADTQSGQVFGAGNEFFAAGRMDNLTSVHAGLVALLEKADTGSPVIPVLAAFDHEEIGSGSRSGACGPILEDILTRVSDGLGATVSERRRAFANSFCVSADAGHAVHPNYSDRHDPANLPVLNGGPLLKINANQRYATDGTGAAIWANLCHETGAPYQEFVSNNDVPCGSTIGPLTATRLGIRTVDVGTPLLSMHSARELCGVDDPFHLARIVQTFFGTAV; encoded by the coding sequence ATGACTTCTGTTGAGCACATCCTGGATCTCCGTGACTTCATCGACGCTTCCCCGTCGAGTTTCCACGCCGCCCACGAGGCCGGCCGCCGGCTCAGCGCGGCAGGCTTCACCCAGCTGTTGGAAACGCAGGAATGGCCGGCGCACGGCAAGCACTTTGTGATCCGCGACGGGGCCATCATCGCGTGGATCACGCCGGAATCGGCAAGCGCCACCACGGGGTTCAACATTTTAGGCGCCCATACGGACTCCCCCTCCTTCAAGCTCAAGCCCAAGCCCACCACCGGCAGGTTCGGCTGGTTGCAGGCCGGCGTTGAAGTGTACGGCGGGCCGCTGCTGAACTCCTGGCTAGACCGGGAGCTGCAATTCGCCGGCCGCCTGGTGGACCTCGATGGCACACAATCGCTGGTGGCCACCGGGCCGCTGCTGCGTTTCCCCCAGCTGGCCATCCACCTTGACAGGGCCGCCAACGATGGCCTGAAACTGGGCAAGCAGGCGCAGATGAACCCGGTCTGGGGCCAGGGCCATCCAGGGAAGGAAGACCTGCTGGGGCTTTTGGCCGATCGGGCAGGGGTGGACGCAACCACCATTGGCGGCTACGACATAGTGGTGGCCGACACCCAGTCGGGCCAGGTGTTTGGTGCCGGCAATGAGTTTTTTGCGGCCGGCCGGATGGACAACCTGACCTCCGTGCACGCCGGACTCGTGGCCCTGCTCGAGAAAGCCGACACCGGTAGCCCGGTCATTCCGGTCCTGGCAGCCTTTGACCATGAGGAGATCGGTTCGGGGTCGCGCTCCGGGGCGTGCGGGCCAATCCTTGAAGACATCTTGACCCGGGTATCCGACGGCTTGGGCGCCACAGTGAGTGAACGGCGTCGTGCCTTCGCCAACTCCTTCTGCGTGTCAGCGGACGCCGGCCACGCCGTGCACCCGAACTATTCCGACCGCCACGACCCGGCGAACCTGCCCGTGCTCAACGGGGGCCCGCTGCTGAAGATCAACGCGAACCAGCGCTATGCCACGGACGGGACGGGGGCTGCTATCTGGGCTAATCTGTGCCATGAGACGGGTGCGCCGTACCAGGAGTTTGTCTCCAACAACGATGTTCCCTGCGGCTCCACGATAGGCCCGCTGACGGCCACACGGCTGGGCATCCGGACCGTCGATGTAGGGACACCGCTGCTGTCGATGCATTCGGCGCGGGAGCTGTGCGGCGTGGATGACCCCTTCCACCTGGCACGCATTGTGCAGACGTTCTTCGGCACCGCCGTGTGA
- a CDS encoding response regulator — protein sequence MTVSPMNEHPGESILTEENIKVLLVDDQPLLRMGFRLILEGEDDLTVVGESANGIEALAAVERLKPDVVLMDVRMPLMDGIEATGRISASASEARVIILTTFDLDEYALAGLQAGASAFMLKDVAPEELVSAVRVVASGDAVVAPRITQLLLENFVRSQPLRPAVPRDPLLEDLTPRELQVAQAISQGLSNAEIAHQLFLSEATVKTHVRRILTKLHLRDRVQVVVYAYETGLVTPSNPDY from the coding sequence ATGACTGTAAGTCCAATGAATGAGCACCCGGGGGAGAGTATTTTGACCGAGGAAAACATCAAGGTTCTGCTCGTGGATGACCAGCCGTTGCTGCGCATGGGGTTCAGACTGATCCTGGAAGGCGAGGACGACCTCACCGTGGTGGGGGAGTCCGCCAACGGGATCGAGGCCCTGGCCGCCGTCGAACGCCTGAAACCGGATGTGGTCCTCATGGACGTGCGAATGCCGCTGATGGACGGGATTGAAGCCACCGGCAGGATCAGCGCCTCCGCCTCCGAGGCCAGGGTCATCATCCTGACCACCTTCGACCTGGATGAATACGCCCTGGCCGGGCTCCAGGCCGGGGCCAGCGCGTTCATGCTCAAGGACGTGGCACCGGAGGAGCTGGTCAGCGCCGTGCGCGTGGTGGCCAGCGGTGACGCCGTGGTTGCGCCCCGCATCACACAACTGTTGCTGGAGAACTTTGTCCGTTCCCAGCCGCTGCGGCCAGCCGTGCCGCGCGACCCGCTGCTTGAGGACCTGACACCGCGGGAGCTTCAGGTGGCGCAGGCCATCTCGCAGGGGCTTTCCAATGCCGAAATCGCCCACCAACTGTTTCTTTCCGAGGCGACGGTCAAGACACATGTGCGACGGATCCTGACGAAACTGCACCTTCGCGACCGTGTTCAGGTGGTGGTTTACGCCTACGAAACTGGCCTGGTCACGCCCAGCAACCCCGACTACTGA